A stretch of Fusarium poae strain DAOMC 252244 chromosome 2, whole genome shotgun sequence DNA encodes these proteins:
- a CDS encoding hypothetical protein (TransMembrane:12 (i50-73o79-98i133-154o174-191i203-222o242-259i279-299o331-356i377-397o403-432i444-466o478-498i)), translating into MSHDSNSIELEPSGKQRAVPVSVDASARPAEESGIYSVTRTRKVFSFSQLFAFSLTYMALWEGMCSNMYFALFNGGPQTFIFSFVIVFFGAISQAASLGEMASIQPVAGAQYHWTYYMAPPSVRRFATWIQGWATWFGYISLLAAIANVTIILLESMISINHPDYVAGGWHTSVLVIAMCLVHGLMNVYAFKLIPWIELVAGVLHVCLFVIFVVVLVVMGPRNPSSFWLQRNISSGWEQNEYVSWNLGMLTCVWSFTGFDSAIHMSEETRKAKSAVPRAMFWSIFMNGVLGFIMVNVLISSMGSVEDMLLQPSQIQAILLNATGSNKGTTAMIAGLFIISFSVNLANIASVSRLTWAWARDGGMPGYFAYVSPNHRVPVRSVILTVFLVCALNLLNIGNTSYVAFGAITSLSSLALYISYAIAIASIIYVRLSGSTLKLGEWNLGRFGLAINAFALVYTLYVIIFLPFPSTLPVTGENMNYCGPVMVAVLAIAVGLWFTHARKKWAGPNLTILEFVVANASE; encoded by the exons ATGTCTCACGATAGTAACAGTATCGAACTGGAGCCTTCGGGCAAACAGCGGGCTGTTCCTGTGAGCGTCGATGCATCAGCCAGACCAGCCGAAGAAAGTGGCATCTACAGCGTCACAAGAACTCGCAAAGTGTTCTCATTCTCACAGCTGTTTGCATTCTCATTGACATACATGGCGTTGTGGGAAGGCATGTGCTC AAACATGTACTTTGCTCTCTTCAATGGTGGCCCACAGACCTTCATCTTCAGTTTCGTAATTGTTTTCTTCGGCGCCATCTCTCAGGCTGCCTCACTAGGAGAGATGGCATCCATCCAACCTGTGGCTGGTGCCCAATATCACTGGACATATTACATGGCTCCCCCTTCTGTGAGGCGATTTGCGACCTGGATCCAGGGGTGGGCGACATGGTTCGGCTACATCTCCCTGTTGGCAGCCATCGCCAACGTCACCATTATCCTTCTCGAGTCGATGATCAGTATCAACCACCCCGACTATGTTGCTGGCGGTTGGCACACATCTGTTCTTGTCATCGCCATGTGTCTTGTCCATGGACTGATGAATGTGTACGCCTTCAAGCTCATCCCCTGGATCGAATTGGTCGCTGGTGTACTCCACGTGTGCCTTtttgtcatcttcgtcgtcgttcTTGTTGTCATGGGCCCACGGAACCCTTCTTCGTTCTGGCTGCAGCGTAACATCTCGTCTGGATGGGAGCAGAATGAATATGTCTCTTGGAACTTGGGCATGCTAACTTGTGTCTGGAGTTTCACTG GCTTCGATAGTGCTATCCACATGTCTGAAGAGACCCGCAAAGCCAAGTCCGCTGTTCCCAGAGCTATGTTCTGGTCCATCTTCATGAATGGAGTGCTTGGGTTCATTATGGTAAATGTCCTGATCTCTTCGATGGGTTCTGTCGAAGACATGCTTCTTCAACCCAGTCAGATCCAGGCTATCCTCCTCAACGCCACTGGCTCCAACAAGGGGACCACTGCCATGATTGCTGGTCTCTTTATTATCTCCTTCAGCGTGAACCTGGCCAATATTGCTTCAGTTTCTCGTCTGACATGGGCTTGGGCCCGTGATGGTGGCATGCCTGGATACTTTGCCTACGTCAGCCCCAACCATCGTGTACCTGTCAGATCCGTCATTCTGACCGTTTTCCTCGTTTGTGCCCTGAATCTCCTCAACATCGGAAATACCTCGTATGTTGCCTTCGGTGCCATCACGTCCTTGTCGTCTTTGGCTCTCTACATCAGCTATGCCATTGCCATTGCAAGCATCATCTACGTTCGTCTGTCCGGGTCGACACTCAAGCTTGGAGAGTGGAACCTCGGTCGATTCGGCCTTGCTATTAATGCTTTTGCGCTCGTGTACACTCTTtatgtcatcatcttcctcccCTTCCCATCGACTCTTCCCGTCACTGGTGAGAACATGAACTACTGTGGGCCAGTGATGGTGGCGGTTTTGGCTATTGCTGTTGGTCTTTGGTTTACTCATGCCAGAAAGAAATGGGCTGGGCCTAACCTGACTATTCTTGAATTTGTTGTAGCGAATGCATCAGAGTAG